The genomic interval AGCCCTGGATGTTGCGGTCCAAATCCTTCAGAATCCGCACCATGCCAGAAGACGTGGCGGAGTTACCGTAGGAACTCACCGCCATGAATTCCATCTGGCAGGGGATGTCGAGAGCCCGGGCAAAGTCGGTGAGGAAGAATACCGCACCCTTGAGCACACAGATCAAGACGAGATCGTCCTCTTCGTCGCGGTACTTCTCTGACACCAGCGCCGCCATCTCCTTGATGCGGGTCTGGAGTTCTTCTTCGCTCACGAGGACGGCCTCAACGTCAGCTCCGTAGGAGTTGACGGGCACTTGATAATCCTTCTTGTCGTGCATCTGTCACCTTTCTTTCGACAAAAGTTTGCCATCTTTGCGGATTACTTCCAACCTGTTGCCAACCGCTACGCCGCCTTGGCCATGCCAATCGGTGACCAGGCGTTCTACTGCGTCGATGTTAGCGCCTGTGACAGGTGCTTTGTTTTCCCGGAGGAAAGCAGCGAGATAGCGACGTCGAAAAGCTGGATGCGCTGCCCGCAACTCATCCAAAGTTACATCGCTGACCTGCAAGGCTTCATCGTCGTGCGCAATATTCATAGCAGCTCGCGCCAACGCGGGGACAGGGTCGCCGCCGATGATGTCAGAGAGCAGCGGAAGCACCTGTTGGCGGATAGCAACGCGCCGAAATTCTCTTTGGTCATTATGCGGATCGTGCCACGGCTCTAACCCCAATTCCGCACATGCACCCACGGTATCTGCACGGCGCACCGACAAGAAAGGCCGCCACACGGTTCCCTGAACCAGCATGCCGGCGGCCTTCCCTCGCAGCGCGCCCAACAACAATGTCTCGGCCTGATCGTCCGCGGTATGGCCCACCACTACCGGTTTTCCAAACCCTCGCAGAGCCTCGTAGCGAGCCCGGCGCGCGTTCGCTTCGAGGCTTCCACTTTTCTCCACGTCCACCTGGACCACAGTGGCTTCCGCGCCTAGCCCCCGCACGGTCTCCGCCGCACGTTCCGCCACACGCTCCGATCCCTGCTGCAGGCCATGATCCACGCACACAGCTAGCACCCGATATTTCTCGGCGACCAGGGCGGCGACGAGTGCCAGGGAATCCGGCCCACCCGAAAGTCCCACCACCACGTCACGGTCGGTTACCGCCCGAACTGCGACCCGGCAGGCCATAAAGCGTGGGCTTTTTCGTGGCCAGAACATCTAAGCCTCACGCACCGCATTCGCAATGGCGTCGAGGGCCTCGCGAGCCTGTCTAATCTCGGAGCCATTAGAGATCATGGCAAAGCTATACACGTGCCCGCTTTTCGACGGCACAGCTCCCGCCAACGCAGAGACCCCGGTCAGCGTGCCAGTTTTTGCGCGGACCCAACCAGCTCCAGGTGTGTTGTTAAAGCGGTTCTCCAGCGTTCCCGTGCCACCAGCTACCGGTAGCGCCAACACGGAAGCGGCAGCCACCTGGCTGAGTAGTTTCGGAGTGATCCGGTTATCCAAGCTCAGTCCAGAGTTATCCACGACCGTTGAACCATTGACGTCTACGCCATTTTTTCTCAGCACGTCGAGGGTTGCCTCCACGGGACGCTCCGCGGAGAGTTCCCGGCCAATGGCTTCCGCCATAACGTTATCTGAGTCTTCCATCATCATGGAGATGCGCTTTTGCAACGTTGGCGACTCGGTACGAGCAACCACGTCCCCCTCCGAGGAATCCGTGTATCCAACGGTCCCCGCGCCCAATCGCTTGGCCAGGGCTTCTGCTACATCAAAGGCCGGACGATGGCTCCTAGGAACATCGCCTGAGGTTGCCCCCAGCCGTCCCCCATAGAGCATCACAGGCTCCAAGGGAGCTACGAATCCGGCGTCCACATCAGCGGGGTCCCATCCGGGGAGGAGTTTGTCTTTCCATGCGGTGGCGTCGACAAGCACAGTGTCTACCCCTGTGCCGATCTGCGCAGCTAAGGAGTCAATTTGCTCGTGAGTCAGCCACACGTCTCCGGAGCCTTTGATTATTGCCGTCCGGTCTTTCTTCCGCACCTCTGTGACTATGCGGTCCTGCGGGCCGAGCTCATACAATGCGGCTGCGGCTGTGAGTAATTTTGTTGCTGAGGCTGGGGTCAATGCAGTCTCAGCATTGTGAGAAAGGACCACTTCACCTGTGGTGATATCAGTGATCATTGCTCCAAAGTTACCCAGCCGCCTATCTTGAGCCATTGCGCTCAAGGTGGCCTTCAGCCCAGTATTATCCACATCTTTCGCTTCAAGGGCCGTAATACCGCGTTCCGGCTTATCTACCTGCACCGGATCATGTACCAGCACATTAGCAACAGCGAACACCACCGTCGCTATGACCGCAGCCGTTACTACCACTGTTGACATCCACCACTTCTTCATTGCCGCTATCCTAGTACGGTAGTATTCCGATTCTATTAAGGAGCATCGCATGACCATGGAAGTCACCATCGAGATCCCCAAGGGTTCCCGTAACAAGTACGAGGTCGATCATGAAACCGGCAAGGTTTACCTCGACCGCTACCTGTTCACCCCCATGGCGTATCCGCTGGATTACGGCTTCATCGATCACACTCTTGGCGAGGACGGCGATCCCTTGGATGCTCTAGTCATCCTTCCTGAGCCAGTATTCCCCGGCGTGATCGTTAAGGCACGCCCCGTTGGTGTGTTCAAGATGACCGATGAAGCAGGCGGCGACGACAAGTTGCTCTGCGTCATCGACGACGTTCGCTGGGATCACATTCAGGATATCACCGATGTCTCTGAGTTCCTGCGCAACGAGATCGAGCACTTCTTTGTGCACTACAAGGATCTTGAGCCAAACAAGGAAGTCACCGGCTCCGGCTGGGGCGATAAGGCTGAAGCAGAAAAGATCCACGCCGAGGCTATCGAGCGATTCAAGGCTTAACATGGAAATATCGGTACGCGATATCCCACAAGGTGCTCAGCTTATCGACGTCCGCGAGGCCGACGAATACGCTGAGGTTCATGCTCTAGGCGCTATCAACATTCCGATGAGCGAATTCACTGTGCGCCTCAACGAAGTAGACACAGAGCAAGACGTCTATGTGATTTGTAAATCTGGTGGACGCAGCGCCCGCGTGGTGGAATACCTCGTGGCTCGTGATATCAAAGCCATCAACGTTGCCGGAGGCACCGATGGTTGGGTGGAAGCCGGACTTCCCACCGAATAAAAGCTAAAGGCTAGGCCCTAGGGCCTAGCCTTTT from Corynebacterium ulcerans carries:
- the hpt gene encoding hypoxanthine phosphoribosyltransferase; its protein translation is MHDKKDYQVPVNSYGADVEAVLVSEEELQTRIKEMAALVSEKYRDEEDDLVLICVLKGAVFFLTDFARALDIPCQMEFMAVSSYGNSATSSGMVRILKDLDRNIQGCNVVIIEDIIDSGLTLKWLIRNLNGRKPKSLEIVALLRKPEAVKTDIDCLDIGFDIPNEFVIGYGLDFAEKYRDLPFVASLHPKVYK
- the tilS gene encoding tRNA lysidine(34) synthetase TilS, which translates into the protein MACRVAVRAVTDRDVVVGLSGGPDSLALVAALVAEKYRVLAVCVDHGLQQGSERVAERAAETVRGLGAEATVVQVDVEKSGSLEANARRARYEALRGFGKPVVVGHTADDQAETLLLGALRGKAAGMLVQGTVWRPFLSVRRADTVGACAELGLEPWHDPHNDQREFRRVAIRQQVLPLLSDIIGGDPVPALARAAMNIAHDDEALQVSDVTLDELRAAHPAFRRRYLAAFLRENKAPVTGANIDAVERLVTDWHGQGGVAVGNRLEVIRKDGKLLSKER
- the dacB gene encoding D-alanyl-D-alanine carboxypeptidase/D-alanyl-D-alanine-endopeptidase translates to MKKWWMSTVVVTAAVIATVVFAVANVLVHDPVQVDKPERGITALEAKDVDNTGLKATLSAMAQDRRLGNFGAMITDITTGEVVLSHNAETALTPASATKLLTAAAALYELGPQDRIVTEVRKKDRTAIIKGSGDVWLTHEQIDSLAAQIGTGVDTVLVDATAWKDKLLPGWDPADVDAGFVAPLEPVMLYGGRLGATSGDVPRSHRPAFDVAEALAKRLGAGTVGYTDSSEGDVVARTESPTLQKRISMMMEDSDNVMAEAIGRELSAERPVEATLDVLRKNGVDVNGSTVVDNSGLSLDNRITPKLLSQVAAASVLALPVAGGTGTLENRFNNTPGAGWVRAKTGTLTGVSALAGAVPSKSGHVYSFAMISNGSEIRQAREALDAIANAVREA
- a CDS encoding inorganic diphosphatase, which produces MTMEVTIEIPKGSRNKYEVDHETGKVYLDRYLFTPMAYPLDYGFIDHTLGEDGDPLDALVILPEPVFPGVIVKARPVGVFKMTDEAGGDDKLLCVIDDVRWDHIQDITDVSEFLRNEIEHFFVHYKDLEPNKEVTGSGWGDKAEAEKIHAEAIERFKA
- a CDS encoding rhodanese-like domain-containing protein, encoding MEISVRDIPQGAQLIDVREADEYAEVHALGAINIPMSEFTVRLNEVDTEQDVYVICKSGGRSARVVEYLVARDIKAINVAGGTDGWVEAGLPTE